In one window of Zingiber officinale cultivar Zhangliang chromosome 11A, Zo_v1.1, whole genome shotgun sequence DNA:
- the LOC122032907 gene encoding protein LURP-one-related 15-like: MTEYGQTSRHVAPAEQVAAPQFTVPYAVNLKLTSTGGLFSNDLYKVNDTNGDVVFKVIKGGIFFIHLRLVDATGNPLLTMKPEAFICHETWRVFRGDSSSPNDLLFIVRKHKIFQWKDNFDVFLATNTTDQAAPCDFKILARCQKCTICIGETDEIIAQMHRETAFFARDKLEITVNPNEDFAFVVSLIVILEEIKVSRRRRRHG, translated from the exons ATGACGGAATATGGGCAGACCTCGAGACATGTTGCGCCTGCCGAGCAGGTGGCCGCTCCGCAGTTCACCGTCCCGTACGCCGTCAATTTAAAGCTCACTAGCACTGGCGGTTTGTTCTCGAACGACCTTTACAAGGTCAACGACACCAACGGCGACGTGGTGTTCAAGGTGATCAAGGGTGGTATCTTCTTCATCCACCTCCGCCTCGTCGACGCCACCGGCAACCCTCTCCTCACTATGAAACCAGAG GCATTTATCTGCCACGAAACATGGAGAGTATTCAGAGGAGACAGCTCCAGCCCGAACGATTTGCTGTTCATCGTGCGCAAGCACAAGATATTCCAGTGGAAGGACAACTTTGATGTGTTCTTGGCCACCAACACCACCGACCAAGCTGCCCCCTGTGATTTTAAGATACTTGCACGATGCCAGAAATGCACCATTTGTATTGGCGAAACTGATGAAATCATAGCCCAA ATGCATCGGGAGACTGCATTTTTTGCAAGGGACAAACTAGAAATAACAGTGAATCCGAACGAGGATTTCGCCTTCGTTGTGTCGTTGATAGTCATTCTTGAAGAGATCAAGGtaagtcgtcgtcgtcgtcgtcatgGTTAA